In Camelina sativa cultivar DH55 chromosome 13, Cs, whole genome shotgun sequence, the genomic window AGATGAGACTTCAGTAGTCTGGCGCTTCCATTTAGGAACATATTTGCCCGGACCTGAACCTGATGCCGATGCTGTAGCAGCAGGGGTAACAGTAGGCTCTGCATGGCGAGCAGGTGCATCAGTTCCCCTCGACAGGGCTTCTCGCCTCAGCTTCTCTTTTTCCTCCGATTCTCTCAATCTCTGCTGTTGCTTCTCAGCAATTTCATCTAACTTTGCTTTGCGTTCAGCTTCTTCCGTTTTCTTCCTCTCAGCTTCTACAGTAGAGAAAACCCAAAACATAAACAGAAACAAGGGATTACATTAGAAAAACTTCAACATCAATGTCAAAATGATGTGGATTTATGGAAGCAAGTCCACACCTTCCTGCTTGCgagcttcctcttcttcctgcAGCTTTgtaattctttcttcttcaatattcatataatatatttgctTCCTCTTAATATCCCGTTCTTGCTTCCTAGCTTGAATTATTTGGCTGATACGCTCCTCTCTCTCTGCCCTTATTCTGTCAAACTCTGCTTGTCGACGACTTATCACTTGCGCTTGGAATATTTCCTGGACACGGACAGATTCgataataagaaagaaaagttacagaaaaaaaaacactagagAATATCAAAACTAATTCAATAAAGGAAAGAGATACACATCTACATGAAGACTCCGAAAAACGAAATGACATGTCAAAAACTGACCTTATTATCCAACATTCTGGACAAcctgtttttctccttcaagtCACTCTCATGACGCTCTCGACTCAGTTCAACTTCACGCTGTAAAGGAGTAGAGTTTTTAAGGACCTCATATACTTCCAAATCAGAACCAagtacaagaaaagaaaaactactGAAACTGTAAGGTATTTACCTGTTGTTCGCGCTCATAAAATTCTCTTTCCTCTACCAGTCTTCGCTGATATGAAGCTTCAATCAATGGAGCAgcctcttctctctttgctctTTCCAAATAATCCATAGTTTTGGCAAGTTTTTGGAGCTTCTTCTCCATTTCTTGCCTTTCCTTGAGCTGCTCAGTTAAGGCCCTCTCCATCACAGTTTGTTTTGTCACCTTCTCCTACATTTAGATTAACCCAATTAATATTAGTAATACGCAATCCAATACACTATAATAGCTAACATATTGTATTGACAAACATACTCCATCCAAAAGCggcttcttctttccttttttcgtGCGCTTCTCTCTGTCCTCCAGCAAAGCCTGAGCCTCTTCAAATTCCTTCTCCTCTATCTCCCTAAGGATCctttgtttccttctctctGCAAGCTCTGCTGCAAGTCTCTTTTGTTCTGCCTCCTCAGTTAGCTTCTGAAGCTTAAGCCGTTTCTGCTCCTCTTCACGTTCCTTGAAAAGtaaacatcaaatcaaagacTGTTATAAACCGGCACAGAGTAAAAGGAGAGGTGTCAAAACGACCAAGGAGAAGTTCACTACCATTTCTAGTTGCTGACGCTCTTGATCTTCCTTCCTCTTTTCAATGATTGATTTCCGAGCAAGCAGTCTTTTGTGTTCTTTCTCAACAGTATCCGCTAAATTTGGTAGTATGCCACCAAGTTTTGATGCTTTACTCGGGACAGGGTACAGCATAGCTCTTACTTTGCTCAAAGACTCAGCAAAAACAGCCAGATGATCCCTCAGTCCATCAGACTCGATACCCTAATATAAAAACAGTTCATCAAATAGATTAGTACCTACCAAAGTGTCAATAAGTTAATGGttatattacttaattataGACATGATATTCGCAGTGTTGAGAGCTGGAGAGGCTTaccaaatttccaaaaattacaACACCTTTCATGTGATCAACTTTCATGGCAACAAAATTGTTCTTTACAGCATCAACAGATATTTTCTCTACCACTGAGAATTCAAAGAAGGGTACCAACTGACATAAACTCTCAATTCTTATGGTCTGATAAATCCTAGACACCTGAAAATAAAATGGCAACATAGAATAATGAGTTTGTAGAAAAAGGATAAACAGCCAGACCAATCCATAACAGTTGAGTGGGTATTGCCCTACAACGTAGAGAACAAGGAACACTCTTCACCTGTTGAAGTAGTCTCAGAGTAGCAAGCTTCTCCAGAGAGAGAACATATTGGGAAAGTTGTACTTCTGGTAAAGAAGGAGCCGAGGATAGTTTCCCACCAGATTTGGAGATCTTTTCCAGCAAAGGCTGAATCTTGGACCCAAGATCAAGTGGATGAAATTCATGCTCCAAAACATGGAAAAGATCTTTGACCTCCTGAGATGCACAGCTCAGAACACCTCTTGAGACCTAATAGCATAGAAATCAGCCTCCAAATCAGATTCCAGTAAGGcgaatattttctaaataacaGTTAAGGTA contains:
- the LOC104737141 gene encoding eukaryotic translation initiation factor 3 subunit A; translated protein: MANFAKPENALKRADELINVGQKQDALQALHDLITSKRYRAWQKPLEKIMFKYLDLCVDLKRGRFAKDGLIQYRIVCQQVNVSSLEEVIKHFLHLATEKAEQARSQADALEEALDVDDLEADRKPEDLQLSIVSGEKGKDRSDRELVTPWFKFLWETYRTVLEILRNNSKLEALYAMTAHKAFQFCKQYKRTTEFRRLCEIIRNHLANLNKYRDQRDRPDLSAPESLQLYLDTRFDQLKVATELGLWQEAFRSVEDIYGLMCMVKKTPKSSLLMVYYSKLTEIFWISSSHLYHAYAWLKLFSLQKNFNKNLSQKDLQLIASSVVLAALSIPPFDRAQSASHMELENEKERNLRMANLIGFNLEPKFEGRDMLSRAALLSELVSRGVLSCASQEVKDLFHVLEHEFHPLDLGSKIQPLLEKISKSGGKLSSAPSLPEVQLSQYVLSLEKLATLRLLQQVSRIYQTIRIESLCQLVPFFEFSVVEKISVDAVKNNFVAMKVDHMKGVVIFGNLGIESDGLRDHLAVFAESLSKVRAMLYPVPSKASKLGGILPNLADTVEKEHKRLLARKSIIEKRKEDQERQQLEMEREEEQKRLKLQKLTEEAEQKRLAAELAERRKQRILREIEEKEFEEAQALLEDREKRTKKGKKKPLLDGEKVTKQTVMERALTEQLKERQEMEKKLQKLAKTMDYLERAKREEAAPLIEASYQRRLVEEREFYEREQQREVELSRERHESDLKEKNRLSRMLDNKEIFQAQVISRRQAEFDRIRAEREERISQIIQARKQERDIKRKQIYYMNIEEERITKLQEEEEARKQEEAERKKTEEAERKAKLDEIAEKQQQRLRESEEKEKLRREALSRGTDAPARHAEPTVTPAATASASGSGPGKYVPKWKRQTTEVSSPTAPTAAPTPSEPDCWSSRGPPPADDHWGSSRVGPPAERGDRRGSGPRGSDRPGGDTWRSSDERRSPFGSSRPRPAQR